One Deinococcus aestuarii DNA segment encodes these proteins:
- the lexA gene encoding transcriptional repressor LexA codes for MTEPSQEPLTARQRDVLEQVAQLEAQGVAITTLRLAQVLGHSRQNTRNHLLALRDQGMVRYQAGERFTAVVQLTEAGRALLGLSEDSGLLSFPIVGEVAAGEPGLAEERIEGYAARLQDVLDLHEGDFLLKVRGDSMIGVGIYPGDLVAIRPQAEEPHSGEIALVFVPGEGTATLKRWGRDNGTVTLLSENPAYAPMTFPAEEVKVQGCLVGHIGTGRSRRSAPEGNQEGA; via the coding sequence ATGACTGAGCCCTCGCAGGAGCCCCTGACCGCCCGGCAACGGGACGTCCTCGAACAGGTTGCCCAATTGGAGGCGCAGGGCGTGGCGATCACGACGCTGCGGCTGGCACAGGTGCTGGGGCACTCGCGCCAGAACACCCGCAACCACCTGCTCGCGCTGCGCGACCAGGGCATGGTGCGTTACCAGGCTGGGGAACGCTTTACCGCCGTGGTTCAGCTCACCGAAGCTGGCCGAGCGCTGCTGGGCCTTTCCGAGGACTCTGGGCTGCTCTCCTTTCCCATCGTGGGCGAGGTGGCGGCGGGCGAGCCGGGGCTGGCCGAGGAGCGCATCGAGGGCTACGCGGCGCGGCTGCAGGACGTGCTCGACCTGCACGAGGGCGACTTCCTGCTCAAGGTGCGCGGCGACTCCATGATCGGCGTGGGCATCTACCCCGGGGACCTGGTGGCGATCCGGCCCCAGGCCGAGGAACCCCACAGCGGCGAGATCGCCCTGGTGTTCGTCCCCGGCGAGGGCACCGCCACCCTCAAGCGTTGGGGACGCGACAACGGCACGGTCACCCTGCTCAGCGAGAACCCCGCCTACGCGCCCATGACCTTTCCAGCCGAGGAGGTCAAGGTCCAGGGCTGCCTGGTCGGGCACATCGGCACCGGACGCTCGCGCCGCAGCGCCCCCGAGGGGAACCAGGAGGGGGCATGA
- a CDS encoding PIG-L family deacetylase gives MVKRLGAILLAALACGAAAQVGPGSYGGTVSGLDLMDVDLMFIGAHPDDDGGVTATLARYVLDGGHRATVVTLTGGEGGGNATGRETGRALGLIREEEERRSLGMVGVTSPHFLGLRDFYFTLSAEETERMWGGQAFVCDVVRLVRVRRPEVIVTMWPGPGTHGQHQMAARAATLAYTRAGDAASCPEQLREGLQPFTPLKLYYYPNSAEDATVKIPTDEVSRTARVRYADLRSVAQFNYRSQGWDATNTLPAKAANPESFMLVGSRVPVPEQETSLLTGALTPGVGAPLGVRLQARPASYDIGLGQAAPVQVTLTNATAQPMTGVRLALDAPGGWRVTGVPGARTLAPGESAAFTLRVTAPEDARAERTRLTVRYTATQAGQAVSGRNVTFVRPVPPVVATFAPTFDVAGYQAFARQTGTDWVIGTLPTRLPLVLGQPTAVTVNVTNRGAAVASGTLDLKLPDGVTLVGQPEYRVNPGETAAVTVQLQATPAALPAGRQSAQLPVSVTAGGFTDTANAFVLPSLTIPRLATPPRIDGDLGDLAAGAEGSFGPADLWWRAKPDSDADASAAFRLGYDDGYLYVGLNVKDELVACNIAPDDVKAQLRSDAIGITVDPGGQSRDTSTTLQAAAFPCTTAGFGARGFRDADANQGVMEETAPGMQVASRKTEGGYSIEFRIPWATMPSKPQPGVPLGLNLVLYDGDQADARVGANISQSGLAWAAFSWGGKQALPYLWPRVTLGK, from the coding sequence ATGGTAAAACGCCTGGGAGCCATCCTTCTCGCCGCGCTCGCCTGCGGGGCCGCCGCCCAGGTGGGGCCGGGCAGCTACGGCGGCACGGTGAGCGGCCTCGACCTGATGGACGTGGACCTGATGTTCATCGGCGCCCACCCGGACGACGACGGCGGCGTGACGGCCACGCTGGCCCGCTACGTGCTCGACGGCGGCCACCGGGCCACGGTCGTCACCCTCACGGGCGGGGAGGGGGGCGGCAACGCCACCGGGCGCGAGACGGGCCGGGCGCTCGGCCTGATCCGCGAGGAGGAGGAGCGCCGCTCTCTGGGCATGGTGGGCGTCACCTCCCCGCACTTCCTGGGGCTGCGGGACTTCTACTTCACCCTCTCCGCCGAGGAGACCGAGCGGATGTGGGGCGGTCAGGCCTTCGTGTGCGACGTGGTGCGCCTGGTGCGGGTGCGCCGCCCCGAGGTGATCGTCACCATGTGGCCGGGGCCGGGCACCCACGGGCAGCACCAGATGGCCGCGCGCGCCGCCACCCTCGCCTACACCCGTGCGGGGGACGCCGCGTCCTGCCCCGAGCAGCTCAGGGAAGGCCTGCAACCCTTCACCCCCCTGAAGCTGTACTACTACCCGAACAGCGCCGAGGACGCCACGGTGAAGATCCCCACCGACGAGGTGTCCCGCACCGCCCGCGTCCGCTACGCCGACCTGAGGAGCGTCGCGCAGTTCAACTACCGCTCGCAGGGCTGGGACGCCACGAACACCCTGCCCGCGAAGGCCGCGAACCCCGAGAGCTTCATGCTGGTGGGTTCCCGCGTGCCGGTCCCCGAGCAGGAAACCTCCCTGCTGACCGGAGCCCTGACCCCCGGCGTGGGCGCGCCCCTGGGCGTGCGGCTCCAGGCCCGGCCCGCGAGCTACGACATCGGCCTGGGCCAGGCGGCACCCGTCCAGGTCACGCTGACGAACGCCACCGCCCAGCCCATGACCGGCGTCCGGCTGGCCCTGGACGCGCCGGGGGGCTGGCGCGTCACCGGCGTGCCGGGCGCGCGCACCCTCGCCCCCGGGGAGAGCGCGGCCTTCACCCTGCGCGTCACGGCCCCCGAGGACGCCAGGGCCGAGCGGACCCGCCTCACCGTCCGGTACACGGCCACCCAGGCGGGGCAGGCCGTCTCCGGGCGGAACGTCACCTTCGTGCGGCCCGTCCCGCCCGTCGTGGCGACCTTCGCCCCCACCTTCGACGTGGCGGGCTACCAGGCTTTCGCGCGCCAGACCGGCACCGACTGGGTGATCGGCACCCTCCCCACCCGCCTGCCCCTGGTGCTGGGCCAGCCCACCGCCGTGACCGTGAACGTGACGAACCGCGGCGCGGCGGTCGCCAGCGGCACGCTCGACCTGAAGTTGCCGGACGGCGTGACCCTGGTCGGCCAGCCCGAGTACCGGGTGAACCCGGGGGAGACCGCCGCCGTCACCGTTCAGCTTCAGGCGACCCCGGCCGCCCTGCCCGCTGGACGGCAGAGCGCCCAACTGCCCGTCAGCGTCACGGCGGGCGGCTTCACCGACACCGCGAACGCGTTCGTGCTGCCCAGCCTGACCATTCCCCGCCTCGCCACGCCGCCCCGCATCGACGGGGACCTGGGGGACCTCGCCGCCGGGGCGGAGGGCAGCTTCGGCCCCGCCGACCTGTGGTGGCGCGCCAAACCCGACTCGGACGCCGACGCGAGCGCCGCCTTCCGGCTCGGCTACGACGACGGGTACCTGTACGTCGGCCTGAACGTCAAAGACGAGCTCGTCGCCTGCAACATCGCCCCCGACGACGTGAAGGCGCAACTGCGCTCGGACGCCATCGGGATCACCGTCGACCCGGGCGGGCAGAGCCGCGACACCTCCACCACCTTGCAGGCCGCCGCGTTCCCCTGCACCACGGCGGGCTTCGGCGCGCGGGGCTTCCGGGACGCGGACGCCAACCAGGGCGTGATGGAGGAGACGGCCCCCGGTATGCAGGTGGCGTCCCGGAAGACGGAGGGCGGCTACAGCATCGAGTTTCGGATTCCCTGGGCCACCATGCCTTCCAAGCCGCAGCCGGGCGTTCCCCTGGGCCTGAACCTCGTCCTGTACGACGGCGACCAGGCGGACGCCCGGGTCGGCGCCAACATCAGCCAGAGCGGGCTGGCCTGGGCGGCGTTCTCCTGGGGCGGCAAGCAGGCCCTGCCCTACCTGTGGCCCCGCGTGACCCTCGGCAAGTAA
- a CDS encoding extracellular solute-binding protein → MRKFLTLALTLAAVPTAAAAPVTLTYWQYDFASKVDTMNKLIAKFEAQNPDIKIRQETFPYDAYNQKVASSVPAGQGPDVVNLFYGWLPQYVDSGYLQPLPARDFPVAQVDKTFVPMVQTSKIGGQYYALPTSVRTLAVFYNKDLLRQSGVLTPPRTWEDFIAAAQKVVKGAPPRFTTLGFGIQPDGQDYHVVREVLVRQFGGSPFSKDGRQVAYDSDAGQKAMSFYTDLFTKYKLGTPNFFPGNNSYRDAFIAGKVGMIIDGSFAVSTIQKGAKFNWGVVPLPVLKGNNVRSNFGSYWVNGITKNARGDKLAASVKFLKFLTSEDTQRTWLQSVGEIPASRKLSNDQQLRRDPVYGPFVQALPFAHSTLFVDEAGQRKAWVDAINTVILQGATPASAVKRAAADEQKILNGYYK, encoded by the coding sequence ATGCGCAAGTTCCTGACCCTGGCCCTCACCCTCGCCGCCGTCCCCACCGCCGCCGCCGCGCCCGTCACCCTCACCTACTGGCAGTACGACTTCGCCAGCAAGGTGGACACGATGAACAAACTCATCGCGAAGTTCGAGGCGCAGAACCCGGACATCAAGATCCGGCAGGAGACCTTCCCCTACGACGCCTACAACCAGAAGGTCGCCTCCAGCGTGCCCGCCGGTCAGGGTCCCGACGTGGTGAACCTCTTCTACGGGTGGCTGCCCCAGTACGTGGACAGCGGGTACCTCCAGCCGCTGCCCGCGCGGGACTTCCCGGTGGCCCAGGTGGACAAGACCTTTGTGCCGATGGTGCAGACGAGCAAGATCGGCGGGCAGTATTACGCCCTGCCCACGTCGGTGCGCACCCTGGCGGTGTTCTACAACAAGGACCTGCTGAGGCAGTCCGGGGTCCTGACGCCCCCCCGCACCTGGGAGGACTTCATCGCCGCCGCGCAGAAGGTGGTCAAGGGGGCGCCGCCCCGCTTCACCACGTTGGGCTTCGGCATCCAGCCCGACGGGCAGGATTACCACGTGGTCCGCGAGGTCCTCGTGCGGCAGTTCGGCGGCTCGCCCTTCAGCAAGGACGGCAGGCAGGTCGCCTACGACAGCGACGCGGGCCAGAAGGCCATGAGCTTTTACACCGACCTCTTCACGAAGTACAAGCTCGGCACGCCCAACTTCTTCCCGGGCAACAACTCGTACCGCGACGCCTTCATCGCCGGAAAGGTGGGCATGATCATAGACGGCTCCTTCGCGGTGAGCACCATCCAGAAGGGGGCCAAGTTCAACTGGGGGGTCGTGCCGCTGCCGGTCCTCAAGGGGAACAACGTCCGCAGCAACTTCGGCTCCTACTGGGTGAACGGCATCACCAAGAACGCCCGGGGCGACAAGCTGGCGGCCTCGGTCAAGTTCCTGAAGTTCCTCACCAGCGAGGACACCCAGCGCACCTGGCTCCAGTCGGTCGGGGAGATTCCCGCGAGCCGGAAGCTGTCGAACGACCAGCAGCTCCGGCGCGATCCCGTCTACGGCCCCTTCGTGCAGGCCCTGCCCTTCGCGCACTCGACCCTCTTCGTGGACGAGGCCGGGCAGCGCAAGGCCTGGGTGGACGCGATCAATACGGTGATCTTGCAGGGCGCGACCCCCGCCAGCGCCGTGAAGCGGGCGGCGGCGGACGAGCAGAAGATCCTGAATGGCTACTACAAGTAA
- a CDS encoding carbohydrate kinase family protein, which produces MISWLPHVTHLLINELEARSLAGEPDPRRAVRALVGLLPPGGTAVVKLGACGNKECHVPAPTVRVIDTVGADDTFNAAYLQPRLAGQNLCTALQHGVQVASRAISTSPRSFVPAGRVAR; this is translated from the coding sequence ATGATCTCCTGGCTGCCCCACGTGACGCACCTGCTGATCAATGAGCTGGAAGCCCGCAGCCTCGCCGGCGAGCCCGACCCCCGGCGGGCGGTTCGCGCACTGGTCGGTCTCCTGCCCCCCGGGGGCACCGCCGTGGTGAAGCTGGGGGCCTGCGGGAACAAGGAGTGCCACGTTCCCGCGCCGACGGTGCGCGTGATCGATACGGTCGGCGCGGACGACACCTTCAACGCTGCCTACCTTCAGCCGCGCCTGGCGGGCCAGAACCTGTGCACAGCGCTGCAACACGGGGTCCAGGTCGCCTCGCGGGCCATCTCGACCTCTCCCCGCAGTTTCGTCCCCGCCGGACGGGTGGCCCGGTGA
- a CDS encoding DNA methyltransferase, translating into MNTMYEPAPKANTASAASSWMRLGPWYAMFPLEFAYEMIQRYTDPGDGVLDPFMGRGTTLAAAQALGRGGLGSEINPVAWVYAATKLHPAPKQAVLQRLQALFNISAALPAGTLPDAPDPLPEFFEWAFHHDVLRFLTVARRELDWRANVVDRTLMALLLVDLHGNAEVSLSNQMRQTKSMGPDYAVAWWKERGLRPQPKDIQTMLRGKIERRYRYGVMPPQPIRTLLGDSTQTLKQLRPRVTTPRYRLLLTSPPYFGLVNYNRDQWIRRWLLGGPWSNSTRGSHKHERDFANADDYRQLLTDIFTVSRRLLTDDATIVVRTDARPFTLQTTREVLQSVYPEWTLQECAQPFGVRTQTHLFGDNTGKPGETDLIFTRSRLASSRAPAAAAPRRAAPVAP; encoded by the coding sequence ATGAACACGATGTACGAACCTGCCCCCAAGGCCAACACCGCCTCCGCTGCATCAAGCTGGATGCGCCTGGGACCGTGGTACGCCATGTTCCCGCTGGAGTTTGCCTACGAGATGATCCAGCGCTACACCGACCCCGGTGACGGCGTCCTCGATCCGTTTATGGGCCGCGGCACCACCCTCGCGGCCGCTCAGGCGCTGGGCCGCGGTGGACTGGGGAGCGAGATCAACCCGGTCGCGTGGGTCTACGCCGCGACCAAGCTGCACCCGGCACCGAAGCAGGCTGTGCTGCAGCGCCTCCAAGCCTTGTTCAACATCAGCGCCGCGCTGCCCGCCGGAACGCTGCCAGACGCCCCGGACCCGCTGCCCGAGTTTTTCGAGTGGGCCTTTCACCACGACGTGCTCCGCTTCCTCACCGTGGCGCGCCGCGAGCTCGACTGGCGGGCCAACGTCGTCGATCGCACCCTGATGGCGCTGCTGCTCGTCGATCTGCACGGCAACGCCGAGGTCTCGCTGTCCAACCAGATGCGTCAGACCAAGAGCATGGGACCTGACTACGCCGTCGCGTGGTGGAAGGAGCGCGGCCTGCGCCCCCAACCCAAGGACATCCAAACGATGCTGCGCGGCAAGATCGAGCGGCGTTACAGATACGGTGTGATGCCACCCCAGCCGATCCGCACGCTACTGGGCGACTCCACCCAGACCCTCAAGCAGCTTCGCCCGCGCGTAACCACGCCGCGCTATCGCCTGCTGCTCACCTCACCGCCTTACTTCGGGCTGGTCAACTACAACCGTGACCAGTGGATCCGCCGCTGGCTGCTCGGCGGGCCGTGGTCGAACTCCACCCGCGGCTCGCACAAGCATGAACGCGACTTCGCCAATGCGGACGACTACCGTCAGCTGCTGACCGACATCTTCACGGTGTCGCGCCGGCTGCTCACTGACGACGCGACCATTGTGGTCCGCACCGACGCCCGCCCCTTCACCCTGCAGACCACCCGCGAGGTGTTGCAGTCGGTCTACCCGGAGTGGACGTTGCAGGAGTGCGCTCAGCCCTTCGGCGTGCGCACCCAGACCCACCTGTTCGGCGACAACACCGGCAAGCCGGGGGAGACCGACCTGATCTTCACGCGCTCCCGCCTGGCCTCGTCCCGAGCCCCAGCCGCCGCTGCACCTCGTCGGGCAGCGCCAGTGGCACCGTGA
- a CDS encoding IS982 family transposase, whose protein sequence is MARYRPRHSLGRRAAIRHFYRWTRRHFSTRSTCVHQKITDAWLIALLLSRFVFKVPHASIWWSLLREDRKGLPSYTQAYTRSVRLLTRLEALVTTAEQLAEVIIDSMPLPICRPKRTKRCAFPGARWGYGTQGDFYGYKLHAWVTASGKIVHYALRPANLHDLTVGFELNQRWPEFGGPKVIGDKGYAALGFVFPPKKNTRYDTGWRDSRHPKLRKRIETVFSQLVAGQIRSVQAKTLAGLRLRVVLAVLAHHLTRP, encoded by the coding sequence ATGGCTAGATATCGTCCCCGTCACAGTCTAGGCCGTCGTGCGGCCATCCGCCACTTCTATCGCTGGACCCGGAGGCACTTCAGCACACGGTCCACCTGCGTACACCAGAAGATCACAGACGCCTGGCTGATCGCGTTGCTGCTGAGCCGCTTCGTGTTCAAGGTGCCACACGCTTCAATCTGGTGGAGCTTGCTCCGGGAAGACCGCAAGGGTCTTCCCTCCTACACCCAGGCGTACACGCGGAGCGTGCGACTCCTTACCCGTCTCGAAGCTCTGGTGACGACGGCTGAACAGTTGGCCGAGGTCATTATCGACTCCATGCCGCTCCCGATTTGTCGTCCCAAACGCACGAAACGCTGCGCGTTTCCGGGCGCACGGTGGGGGTACGGAACTCAGGGCGACTTCTACGGCTACAAGTTGCACGCGTGGGTGACTGCGAGCGGTAAGATTGTCCACTACGCCCTGCGGCCCGCCAACCTTCACGACCTGACCGTCGGCTTTGAGCTGAATCAAAGATGGCCGGAGTTCGGCGGCCCCAAGGTCATCGGGGACAAGGGCTATGCCGCTCTGGGCTTCGTGTTCCCGCCCAAAAAGAACACCCGCTATGACACGGGGTGGCGGGACTCCCGCCACCCCAAACTCCGCAAACGCATCGAGACGGTCTTCTCCCAACTGGTTGCGGGGCAGATTCGCTCCGTTCAAGCCAAAACGCTCGCAGGGTTGCGGCTCCGCGTCGTCCTGGCCGTTCTTGCCCATCACCTCACCAGGCCCTAA
- a CDS encoding DUF2726 domain-containing protein has protein sequence MTPEALRGQLRGLAALGLVRPVSTGWALPEDLRERVRRDLRGVVGARLLVASPQRLRTPALSVGERVLARLCREAFFPHPVAARVPLRRVLDVQVMNSLLDEADQSFLAHGSAHLDLLVEDHLTAAPLLALELDGPQHRESPQRERDARKNRILRVAGLPLLRLWTDEREPPAEGLLRALLGWRLREAQRDPGFRWICPGPLGEGGG, from the coding sequence GTGACGCCGGAGGCTCTCCGGGGGCAGCTCCGGGGCCTGGCGGCCCTGGGGCTGGTGCGGCCCGTCTCCACGGGGTGGGCGCTGCCGGAGGACCTTCGCGAGCGGGTCCGGCGGGACCTGCGCGGCGTGGTGGGCGCGCGGCTACTCGTGGCCTCCCCGCAGCGGCTGCGGACCCCCGCGCTTTCCGTGGGGGAGCGCGTGCTCGCCCGGCTGTGTCGGGAGGCGTTCTTTCCGCACCCGGTGGCGGCGCGGGTGCCGCTGCGCCGGGTGCTGGACGTGCAGGTGATGAACTCGCTGCTCGACGAGGCGGACCAGTCCTTTCTCGCGCACGGCAGCGCGCACCTCGACCTGCTCGTCGAGGACCACCTGACCGCCGCGCCGCTGCTCGCCCTGGAACTGGACGGCCCGCAGCACCGGGAAAGCCCGCAGCGCGAGCGGGACGCCCGCAAAAATCGCATCCTGCGCGTGGCCGGATTGCCGCTGCTGCGCCTGTGGACCGACGAGCGCGAGCCGCCCGCCGAGGGCCTGCTGCGGGCGCTGCTGGGCTGGCGGCTGCGGGAGGCGCAGCGCGACCCGGGCTTCCGGTGGATCTGCCCCGGGCCGCTGGGGGAAGGTGGCGGATGA
- a CDS encoding carbohydrate ABC transporter permease — translation MTVTAPLPAGRRRTDARTLLAYLILTVGVILTLFPFAWMLLTSLKSFQELFNLAFLPADPTLDNYRQVLTETRFLQWFGNSLLVATVTTLSVLFFDSLVGYTLAKFDFPGKSLIFILILSTLMIPTEMLVIPWFVGVSDLGLTRSVPGAYFSIMFPGLISAFGVFLMRQFFESLPDDLLEAARIDGMHEFGIFWRVALPLVRPALASLAIFTFLGNWNAFLWPLIVIQQPQFRTLPVGTALFNGEAGTQWGLIMAASSLAVIPVLLVFAFFQRQIIEGIVLTGMKG, via the coding sequence GTGACGGTCACCGCGCCCCTGCCCGCCGGGCGCAGGCGGACGGATGCCCGCACCCTGCTCGCCTACCTGATCCTCACCGTGGGGGTAATCCTCACCCTCTTCCCCTTCGCCTGGATGCTGCTCACCAGCCTCAAAAGCTTTCAGGAGCTGTTCAACCTGGCCTTCCTCCCCGCCGACCCCACCCTGGACAACTACCGGCAGGTGCTCACCGAGACGAGGTTTCTCCAGTGGTTCGGCAACAGCCTGCTCGTCGCCACGGTGACGACCCTCAGCGTGCTGTTCTTCGACTCGCTGGTCGGGTACACGCTCGCCAAGTTCGACTTTCCCGGCAAGAGTCTGATCTTCATCCTGATCCTCTCCACGCTGATGATCCCCACCGAGATGCTCGTCATCCCCTGGTTCGTGGGGGTCAGCGACCTGGGGCTCACGCGGTCGGTGCCCGGCGCGTACTTCTCGATCATGTTCCCAGGGCTGATCAGCGCCTTCGGGGTCTTTCTGATGCGGCAGTTTTTCGAGAGCCTCCCCGACGACCTGCTGGAGGCGGCCCGCATCGACGGGATGCACGAGTTCGGCATCTTCTGGCGGGTGGCCCTGCCCCTGGTGCGCCCGGCGCTGGCGAGCCTCGCCATCTTCACGTTCCTGGGCAACTGGAACGCCTTCCTGTGGCCGCTGATCGTCATTCAGCAGCCCCAGTTTCGCACCCTGCCGGTCGGCACGGCGCTCTTCAACGGGGAGGCGGGCACCCAGTGGGGGCTGATCATGGCGGCGAGCAGCCTGGCGGTGATCCCGGTGCTGCTGGTGTTTGCCTTCTTCCAGCGGCAGATCATCGAGGGAATCGTGCTCACGGGGATGAAGGGCTAG
- a CDS encoding DNA double-strand break repair nuclease NurA produces the protein MPHEGERGGVTGSLRRLLDSPEAHAMRAEMHIETPTATGAPPPTLRVPRPDPEALPHLVIAIDGSEGHIPLEGGFPGAEAAVVTIAAVFIDLRKLRDVEDRGIPDPRRFKDLHGTEGIELLLPSTNLVLGDDPDARSSFRRKVYEVLGSRRVFDDGETLLETYETLLSLREGRSDKLPGCPLMDLCPHEEARYHSHAAIGACQCGEHPTYSTDALRIYEAFTDVATNQTAVTETRSAIEHLVLVNIMRYFERHALWSSMRTVAVVMDGPLAVSGHPAWLAISIKSELARLAELCQERTGTVPTVFGIEKTGMFQDHLLRLAHPVPEAGTPGEMPDPRTVRRTSLINPGEVLLVNDAYVKKNIIFKHEVGPGPFKPYGSTSHYGRKALYHTTGGALITLMPAFLRPGDDATLSEARVEQFPNLPVILSLLDALVSDRYPNATIPLVVAHAEAAIPAHANAGVLRRFLRGEEPAGVER, from the coding sequence ATGCCCCACGAGGGTGAACGCGGCGGCGTCACCGGGAGCCTGCGCCGGCTGCTGGACAGCCCTGAGGCCCATGCGATGCGCGCCGAGATGCACATCGAGACCCCCACCGCGACCGGCGCGCCGCCTCCGACCCTGCGCGTGCCCCGGCCCGACCCCGAGGCGCTGCCGCACCTGGTCATCGCCATCGACGGCTCCGAGGGCCACATCCCGCTTGAGGGCGGCTTTCCCGGCGCCGAGGCGGCGGTCGTGACCATCGCCGCGGTGTTCATCGACCTGCGCAAGCTCCGCGACGTCGAGGACCGGGGCATTCCCGATCCCCGGCGCTTCAAGGACCTGCACGGCACCGAAGGCATCGAATTGCTGCTGCCGTCGACCAACCTCGTCCTGGGCGACGACCCCGACGCCCGCAGCAGCTTCCGCCGCAAGGTCTACGAAGTTCTTGGATCGCGGCGCGTGTTCGACGACGGCGAGACCCTGCTCGAGACGTACGAGACGCTGCTGTCGCTGCGAGAGGGGCGTAGCGACAAACTCCCCGGCTGCCCGCTGATGGATCTGTGCCCCCACGAGGAGGCCCGCTACCACTCCCACGCCGCCATCGGCGCGTGCCAGTGCGGCGAGCACCCCACCTACTCGACCGATGCCCTGCGCATCTACGAAGCCTTCACAGACGTTGCCACCAACCAGACCGCCGTCACCGAGACGCGCAGCGCCATCGAACACCTCGTGCTCGTGAACATCATGCGCTACTTCGAACGCCACGCCCTGTGGAGCTCGATGCGCACCGTGGCCGTGGTGATGGACGGCCCGCTGGCGGTCAGCGGCCACCCGGCGTGGCTGGCGATCAGCATCAAGAGCGAGCTCGCGCGCCTCGCGGAGCTGTGCCAGGAACGCACCGGAACCGTTCCGACGGTCTTCGGCATCGAGAAGACCGGCATGTTCCAGGATCACCTGCTCCGCCTGGCGCACCCGGTTCCTGAGGCCGGCACACCGGGGGAGATGCCCGATCCCCGCACCGTGCGGCGCACCAGCCTGATCAACCCCGGCGAGGTGCTGCTCGTCAACGACGCGTACGTCAAGAAGAACATCATCTTTAAACACGAGGTGGGGCCGGGGCCTTTCAAGCCCTACGGCTCAACCAGCCATTACGGCCGCAAGGCGCTGTACCACACCACCGGCGGCGCGCTGATCACCCTGATGCCAGCCTTCTTGCGCCCTGGCGACGACGCGACGCTCAGCGAGGCCCGGGTGGAGCAGTTCCCCAACCTGCCGGTGATCCTGTCGCTGCTCGACGCCTTGGTCTCCGACCGCTACCCCAACGCGACCATCCCTCTGGTGGTCGCCCACGCCGAGGCCGCCATCCCGGCCCACGCCAACGCCGGGGTACTGCGGCGGTTTCTGCGTGGCGAAGAACCTGCAGGCGTGGAACGATGA
- a CDS encoding carbohydrate ABC transporter permease — protein sequence MATTSKLRGGRTAARSPSRTGSLRRHQIRTAYTFLLVPLLFFLVVRFIPTLMSLRLSLFDWNILREQQPFVGLENYRTLLEDGRFGQALRNTALYTLIGVPVQVALGLGIALLLGRVRALRGLYRALYFAPYVTPIVAAAWVWQWVFSPQFGPVNTFLTWLHLPAQPFLTSPGQALPTTAALVVWQNLGFQVVLFLAGLAAIPRVYYEAAEIDGASGGQAFRKITLPLLNPTIVFSVVTGTIAYLQLFTQVVNLNFTDQGGPLGSTMTVALYIYQLAFGRYQMGYASAVTVVLFLIILLITLLQLRFLTRRYDA from the coding sequence ATGGCTACTACAAGTAAGTTGCGGGGGGGGCGGACGGCGGCCCGTTCCCCCTCCCGCACGGGCAGCCTGCGCCGCCACCAGATCCGCACCGCCTACACCTTCCTGCTGGTGCCGCTGCTGTTCTTCCTAGTGGTGCGCTTCATCCCGACCCTGATGTCCCTGCGCCTGAGCCTCTTCGACTGGAACATCCTCCGGGAGCAGCAGCCCTTCGTGGGCCTGGAGAACTACCGCACCCTGCTGGAGGACGGGCGGTTCGGCCAGGCCCTGCGCAACACCGCGCTCTACACCCTGATCGGCGTGCCCGTGCAGGTCGCCCTGGGCCTGGGCATCGCCCTGCTGCTGGGGCGGGTGCGGGCGCTGCGGGGCCTGTACCGGGCGCTGTACTTCGCGCCGTACGTCACGCCCATCGTCGCGGCGGCCTGGGTGTGGCAGTGGGTGTTCAGCCCGCAGTTTGGGCCGGTGAACACCTTCCTCACCTGGCTGCACCTGCCCGCACAGCCCTTCCTGACCTCGCCGGGGCAGGCGCTGCCCACCACCGCCGCGCTGGTCGTGTGGCAGAACCTGGGCTTTCAGGTCGTGCTGTTCCTCGCGGGGCTCGCCGCCATTCCCCGCGTGTATTACGAGGCGGCGGAGATCGACGGGGCCAGCGGGGGGCAGGCGTTCCGGAAGATCACCCTGCCCCTGCTGAACCCCACCATCGTCTTCAGCGTGGTGACGGGGACCATCGCCTACCTGCAACTGTTCACCCAGGTGGTGAACCTCAACTTCACCGACCAGGGCGGGCCGCTGGGCAGCACGATGACGGTCGCCCTGTACATCTACCAGCTCGCCTTCGGGCGTTACCAGATGGGCTACGCCTCGGCGGTGACGGTGGTGCTCTTCCTGATCATCCTCCTGATCACCCTGTTGCAGTTGCGCTTCCTGACCCGGAGGTACGACGCGTGA